The following proteins are co-located in the Abditibacteriaceae bacterium genome:
- a CDS encoding pectate lyase: MNKNIWLAVSALTLGTTDIVCAQYPRDDEPTSQPPTQAPSMTYPPADLPPRPSSPAVSTGNNSVNTQAAIAAMRRAADAFYTLRQSGGYLYRYDLQSGEAWGEFKEPAPRGRIWLQPPGTPSVGQALLQVYRATRDVKYLNMAREAGAAIVREQQPSGGWYYFADPQERRGGGFANRGNGSNTTSSSLDDDTTTGNIRFLLQLDAANKAVRAADAPARAVRASVNRALQSLLQAQYQSGAWPLAYTKPVDSRAAGPARRARRNPNARFDPQSSSYRDAYTLNDNLIRNAVSTLRLAYLLNPRPNYLAALRRAGDFLVLAQLPEPTPLWAQQYDFDMTPRWGRQVEPPSAASAESISAMRALMEIHLVTGDAKYLAPLESAFAFYDRAAIEPNKWARFYDLTTGQPIYVDEQGEIVSGRAEAISTYAWDGEFGVGALRENYRRLKSVGRGSFARILDAENDLFPLNASLLSTLTSAERTAALQRLTVGASAGINQLESDGFYRKNGQLTSSVFITRVAALARYVELSSGATGAAVPAVPSGPSNIGLL, encoded by the coding sequence ATGAATAAGAACATCTGGCTGGCTGTCTCGGCTTTAACTTTGGGGACGACGGATATTGTGTGTGCGCAGTATCCGCGCGATGATGAACCAACATCGCAGCCTCCGACGCAAGCTCCCAGCATGACCTATCCTCCAGCCGATTTGCCGCCGCGTCCTTCGTCTCCTGCGGTTTCGACGGGCAACAATTCGGTGAATACGCAGGCCGCAATTGCGGCAATGCGGCGCGCGGCGGATGCGTTTTACACCTTGCGCCAGAGCGGCGGTTATCTGTATCGCTACGACTTGCAATCGGGTGAAGCGTGGGGTGAATTCAAAGAACCGGCGCCGCGTGGCCGTATTTGGCTACAGCCGCCGGGCACGCCCAGTGTCGGACAGGCGCTTTTGCAGGTGTATCGTGCGACGCGCGATGTGAAGTATTTGAACATGGCGCGTGAAGCGGGCGCGGCGATTGTGCGCGAGCAGCAGCCTTCGGGCGGTTGGTATTACTTCGCCGACCCGCAGGAACGGCGCGGCGGCGGCTTCGCCAATCGTGGCAACGGCAGTAACACTACATCGTCGTCGCTCGATGATGATACGACGACAGGCAACATTCGCTTTCTGCTTCAGTTAGACGCGGCAAACAAAGCAGTTCGCGCGGCCGATGCACCAGCGCGGGCTGTTCGCGCAAGCGTCAATCGGGCGTTGCAGTCTTTGTTGCAGGCTCAGTACCAGTCGGGTGCGTGGCCCCTCGCTTACACCAAGCCTGTCGATTCGCGGGCAGCCGGCCCGGCCCGCCGCGCGCGCCGTAACCCGAACGCACGCTTTGACCCGCAGTCAAGTTCTTACCGCGATGCCTACACGCTCAACGACAACCTGATTCGCAATGCGGTTTCGACGTTGCGTCTGGCGTATTTGCTGAACCCCCGACCGAATTATCTGGCGGCGCTGCGGCGTGCGGGCGATTTTCTGGTTCTGGCGCAGCTGCCGGAACCGACGCCGCTGTGGGCGCAGCAGTACGATTTCGATATGACGCCACGCTGGGGCCGCCAAGTCGAGCCACCGTCAGCGGCGAGTGCGGAAAGCATCAGTGCCATGCGCGCTTTGATGGAAATTCACTTGGTAACAGGCGATGCGAAATATCTGGCGCCCTTGGAGTCGGCTTTCGCATTTTACGACCGGGCCGCGATTGAACCGAATAAGTGGGCGCGCTTTTACGACCTGACAACGGGCCAACCGATTTACGTTGACGAGCAAGGAGAAATCGTCAGCGGACGAGCGGAAGCGATTTCGACTTACGCATGGGACGGCGAGTTTGGCGTTGGAGCTTTGCGCGAGAACTATCGGCGTCTCAAAAGCGTGGGGCGCGGCTCGTTTGCGCGCATTCTCGATGCGGAAAACGATTTGTTTCCTTTAAATGCCTCGCTGCTTTCAACGCTGACTTCTGCTGAACGCACCGCAGCTCTGCAACGGCTGACTGTCGGAGCAAGCGCGGGTATTAATCAGCTTGAATCTGATGGGTTTTACCGCAAGAACGGGCAACTCACCAGTTCGGTTTTCATCACGCGCG